A part of Desulfovibrio legallii genomic DNA contains:
- a CDS encoding integrase core domain-containing protein, producing QIIEWRGCPKEIRCDNGPEYVSAKLQTWAGQRGIRLRYIQPGNPQQNGYVERYNRTVRYDWLNHYLFESLEEIQDFATKWLWSYNNERPNMGIGGITPAMKLAQVS from the coding sequence CAGATTATTGAATGGCGTGGCTGCCCCAAAGAGATCCGTTGTGACAATGGCCCGGAATATGTCAGCGCCAAGCTGCAAACCTGGGCCGGGCAGAGAGGAATCCGCCTGCGGTATATCCAGCCGGGGAATCCGCAACAAAATGGGTATGTCGAGCGGTATAACCGAACAGTGCGTTATGACTGGCTCAACCACTATCTCTTTGAAAGTCTTGAAGAAATACAGGATTTTGCCACCAAATGGCTCTGGAGTTATAATAACGAGCGCCCCAACATGGGCATTGGCGGCATAACTCCCGCCATGAAGCTCGCACAGGTGTCTTAG
- a CDS encoding EH signature domain-containing protein — protein MSLRDCLRYWRPESLTLAMPPQPVKLSALCQMLAQSVVTVQRVAPSPLSLQELYDSIRDCYLQGRPLTSLPTKTLKQAPWGFYYGEQHLADATNFVAQYFQWLESLSPQRQGRVLILLWYVLMQKYPMHSPSFAWLCHRLDSVLAISPRIKVRQVYKACQNYALLSADGPDLFARDLLTQGLREACTRRLFSEELFASQFVRHGAECAQSLLSRALASPDNLALLRNFIAQYEQEEPVRYLFPKSATINALLLPFVNKIPTEEIYKGLIRDFILRHFKDPRVDNRLWHGAATAAQTVMERWLVAAQLQDFFSILRDTAEPAWQERQRFWSRYLSLGVISKAWVILGKEARMTAKQTTLPRNSFADLTGAMANQSVLLMQIDSLIVIEWSHSGACRLCDEADASVPNFYLDKYSGTELRPPMSLPVRHAGNWKFSISQHIYQQTGIK, from the coding sequence ATGTCGCTGCGGGATTGCTTGCGATATTGGAGGCCAGAATCACTGACGCTGGCAATGCCGCCACAGCCTGTCAAGCTTTCTGCCCTATGCCAGATGCTTGCCCAAAGCGTTGTAACAGTGCAACGCGTGGCCCCCAGCCCCCTATCGTTGCAGGAATTGTACGACAGCATCAGGGATTGCTATCTACAAGGCCGACCTCTCACATCTTTGCCAACGAAAACTTTGAAACAGGCTCCTTGGGGCTTCTATTACGGGGAGCAGCATCTTGCTGATGCCACAAATTTTGTCGCGCAGTATTTTCAATGGCTGGAAAGCCTCTCCCCACAGCGTCAGGGGCGCGTGCTCATTTTGCTTTGGTATGTGCTGATGCAAAAATACCCCATGCATAGCCCCAGCTTTGCATGGCTTTGCCACCGTTTAGACAGCGTGCTAGCGATATCTCCACGCATCAAAGTGCGACAGGTATACAAAGCTTGCCAAAATTATGCGCTTCTGTCCGCAGATGGCCCTGATCTGTTTGCTCGTGATCTGCTGACACAAGGTTTACGGGAGGCTTGCACCCGTCGGTTATTTTCAGAGGAGCTGTTTGCCAGCCAGTTTGTCCGCCATGGGGCAGAGTGCGCCCAGAGCCTTTTGTCCCGCGCGCTTGCATCCCCGGACAACTTAGCACTACTGCGAAATTTCATCGCGCAGTATGAGCAGGAAGAACCCGTTCGGTATTTATTCCCCAAAAGTGCTACAATAAATGCCCTGCTACTGCCATTTGTGAACAAAATTCCTACAGAAGAAATCTATAAAGGGCTTATACGCGATTTTATATTGCGCCATTTCAAAGACCCCCGCGTAGACAACCGCCTGTGGCATGGTGCTGCCACCGCCGCACAGACCGTCATGGAGCGTTGGCTTGTGGCGGCACAACTTCAGGACTTTTTCAGTATCCTGCGTGATACCGCAGAACCAGCATGGCAAGAGCGCCAGAGATTTTGGTCGCGCTACCTTTCTCTTGGCGTCATAAGCAAGGCTTGGGTAATTCTTGGCAAGGAAGCCCGCATGACAGCAAAACAGACAACCTTGCCGCGTAACAGCTTTGCAGATTTGACCGGAGCGATGGCAAATCAATCGGTACTACTTATGCAGATTGACTCGCTAATCGTTATCGAATGGAGCCATAGCGGCGCGTGTCGCCTTTGTGATGAAGCCGACGCATCCGTACCGAATTTTTATCTTGACAAATATAGCGGAACGGAGCTGCGCCCCCCAATGAGTCTGCCTGTAAGGCACGCAGGAAACTGGAAATTTAGCATATCGCAGCACATCTATCAACAAACTGGAATAAAATAA